GCCGGGCTGTGGCATCTACGTTTCGGCGGACGTCTCGGAAGCGGCGGGCCGCGCGGCGCTGTGCGACGCGGTCGAATCGCGTTTCGGAAGGCTCGACGTGCTCGTCAACAACGCCGGCGTCACCACCGGGGGGCGGTGCGACATGCTCGATCTCACCGAGGAGGCGATGCTTCGCGTACTGCGGACCAATCTGCTGGGACCGTTCCTGCTCAGCTCCGCGCTTTCGCGCCTCATGGAACGGGACGACGCTTTGCGCTATATCGTCAACATCTCGTCGATTTCGGCCTACCTGCCGTCCGTAAACCGGGCCGACTACTGCTTATCCAAGGCCGGCATGGCCATGATGACGAAGCTCTTCGCCGTGCGCCTGGCCCCACACGGCGTGCGCGTCTTCGAGATACGGCCGGGCATCATCCGCACGGACATGACCGGACCGGTCGCGGCGAAGTACGATGCGCAGATCGGCGGCGGCCTCCTGCCGCTTTCGCGCTGGGGCGGGCCGGATGATGTGGCGCGCGCGGTCCTCGCCGTGGTGCGGGGGCATCACGACTATTCCACGGGCGAGGTAATAAACGTGGACGGCGGGTTTCACATCAACAGGGGCGCACTGTAGCGGAAGACGTTTCAGCAATTATTCCAGGGTGCGGCGGATCATAATTTTCATTAAAATGACGGGTCGGACCGATTATGGAAAAAAAACCCATCACCGTCGCGGGTAACGAATTCCCCCTCCATTCCGTGAGGGTGGCCGTTGTCGGTTCGGGCGCGGCGGCGCTGAACGCCGCGGTGCACCTTGCTCGCCTCGGCGTGGACGACGTCGCCATCGTCACCGAGCGCCTCGGCGCGGGCGTTTCGGCAAACGCCGGATCGGACAAGCAGACTTATTACCGGCTCAATCCCGCCGACGACGCGGGGGATTCCGCGCGCGAGACGGCAAATCGGCTTTTCTCCGGCGGCTGCATGCACGGCGACGTGGCGCTGGTGGAGGCCTCGCTTTCGCTTTTAGAGTTCCATCATCTCGCCTCGCTCGGCGTGCCATTCCCCTTCGACCGCTACGGCTCACACGCCGCCTATCGCACCGACCACGACGAGAGAGCGCGCGGTTCCTCGGCCGGGCCCGGCACCTCGATCATGATGTACGAAAAGCTCCGCGACGAGGCCAAGCTCCTCGGCATCCCGGTGCTCGAGGGCCTCACGGTCGTCGACATCGTCACCGTGGACGACACCAACGGCCGCCGCGCCGCGGGCATCATCGCGATGGGCGGTGTTTCCGGCGCGGGTGCGCCATACAACCTGTGCGCGATCGGGGCCGACTATGTGGTGCTTGCCACGGGAGGGCCCGGCGCGCTCTACGCCGACAGCGTCTACCCGGCGTCGCAGGCCGGCTCGCTCGGCGCGGCCGTCGCCTCGGGCGCGGTGGCGCAGAACCTGTCCGAGTCGCAGTTCGGAATCGCGTCAAAGCGTCCGCGCTGGAACCTCTCCGGTTCGTACCAGCAGGCGCTGCCGCGCTATTACTCGACCGCTCCCGACGGAGGCGGCGAACGAGAGTTTCTCGCCGACTGCTTCCCCTCGGTGGAGGCGCTTCTCGCGGCGCAGTTTCGCAAGGGCTACGAGTGGCCCTTCGACGTAAAAAAAATTACCGGGCACGGTTCGTCCTGCGTCGACCTCCTGGTCTATTACGAATCGGTCGTGCGCGGCCGCCGCGTCTACATCGATTACCGCTCCAACCCCTCGTTTCCCGGCTCGGCCTTTGGAATCGACGTCCTTCCGGCCGAAGCGCGCGACTACCTCGAGCGGTCGAACGCTGTCGGTAAAGCGCCGGTCGAGCGGCTCCTCGTGATGAATACGCCCGCATACGAACTCTTCCTGAAGCATGGAATCGATCTCGCGCGCGAACCGCTCGAGATCGCCGTGTGCCATCAGCATGTAAACGGCGGACTCCGCGGCGATATCTGGTGGGAGTCGTCCGTACGGAATCTCTTCCCGGTGGGCGAGGCGAACGGCTCCCACGGCGTGTACCGTCCCGGAGGCGCGGCGCTCAACGCGGGGCAGGTCGGGGGGCTTCGCGCCGCGCAGATGATCGCGCACCGTGTTTCCGGCAAAGCGCCGGAGGGTGGGGACGGTCGAAGCGCCTCCGTACGCATCGCGCTAAAGGCCCGGATACGCGAGTGCAGACGGGCGCTCGCGGCGAAACCGGCGGACCCGCGCGCAGAGCGCCTTGAATTGCAGCGGCGCATGTCGCGCGCCCTCGGCATACTGCGCGATCCTGCCGGGATCGAGCGCGCGATTGAGGAAAACGCCGGGGCGATGCGGCGCCACCGCGAGTCCGGTGTGGCGGCAGCGAAGGCGCTGCGGGATTTTTTAAAAAACGCCGACCTGCTTCTTGCGGAGCGCTTGTTCCTCGAGGCATCGAGGCTCGCGCTTTCGCGCATTGAGGGTGGGCGCGGCTCGTATCTGGTTGGGAGGATCGGGGATTTCCTCAAGATCGACGAGGAGGGACGGGCGCGCACGGTGTCGCCGCCGGTCCTCGGCGGCATGGCCCTCGGCGAGATCGTGGAGCTCTCGCTTGGTGGGGACGGACGCATCGACTCGCGCGTAGTTCCGGTTCGACCCATACCGCGAGAAACCATGTGGTTCGAGAGAGTCTGGAAGGAGTATATGGAAGGGAGCGTGTATACTCCGGATTGAGCGAACGTCAGGGCGCAAAACGTCACTGGCGGGAAGGAGGAAGACATGAAAAAACGGATACTGGTGATTTCCGATGGAATAGTCCACCCGTCCATCCGGGCCAGATGGAATTTCAGGCAATTATTGACCGGCATGGATGAGATCGAATGCGTTTTTTCGTCGTCCATCGGGTCGCTCCGCTCCCTGTCGGACGGGGGCTTCGACGCGCTCGCCGTCTATCTGCACCGGGGCGCCATCCCGGACGACGCCCTCCGCGCCCTCGAAGACTTCGTGCGCGGCGGCGGCGGTTTTCTGCCGGTGCATTCGGCCTCCGCGTCGTTCAAGACGAAAAGCCGCTGGTTCGAGGTAATCGGCGGGCGCTTCATTGGACACGGTAAAATCGGGCCCTTCACCCTGCGCGGAATCGAACAGGAAATCTTCGGAGGAATACGGGATTTCACCGTAAAAGACGAGCTCTACCTGCACGACTACGACACCGCCAACACCGTGCATTTCGTCACTGACACGGCGAAGGGGGCCGAACCCCAGGTATGGACCCGTTCGTACGGAAGGGGCCGTGTCTGTTATTTCGCGCCGGGGCATTGCGCTCCCACCATGCGGAATCCGGGCGCTGTCGAGGTGCTTGAGCGGGGCCTGCGCTGGGTCTGCCGGTCCGGTGATTGAGATCGGGTGATGATACAATGAAAAAACCGTTTACATTTGGCTTCATAGGCTGCGGCGACATCGCGACCGACCTCGCGCGGGTGATCGGCATGACGCCGGGGGTGCGCGTAACGTCGTGCGCCGACCCGGACGGGTCGAGGCTTTCATCCTTCGCGCGCCGCTTCGCGGTAAAGGCCACCTACGACGACGCCGCAAAGCTTATGGAAAAGGAGCGGCCTGACGCGCTTTTCGTCGGGATTCCCCATCACCTCCACCACCCGCTGGCGATGCTTGCGTTGGGCCTGGGGCACAACGTGCTGTGCGAGAAACCCCTTGCCATCACCATGGACCAGGCGCGCGAAATATGCGATACCGCCCGGAAAAATGACCTCAGGCTGGGTGTCAACTACCAGTACCGGTATGACCGCAACGCCCATGCCCTGATCATGGCGTGCCGCGAGGGGCTTCTGGGCGCCATCTCCCACTGCCGCTGCAACATGCCGTGGCACCGGGGACCGGAATACTTTTCGACCGGCACCTGGCGCGCAAGGAAAGGCGAGGCCGGAGGCGGGACGCTTATCACGCAGACCAGCCACTGGATCGACATCGCGCTCGAGGCGATGGGAAGCCCTCCGGTTGCCGTCATGGGAATGACGGCCCGCCGCAGATTCACCGATGTCGAGGTGGAAGACCTTGGCATGGGAACGGTCGAGCTCGCCAGCGGTGCTCTTTTAAACGTAACCGGGGCGATGACGGCGACTCCGCATCAGAAAGTGACGATAGAGGTGTACGGGGAGCGGGGCACCGCCGTCTATACCGGTCCCGACGATTTCCCGCCGGCATCACGGCTGAAATTCCTCGGCGTCAAGGGGAAACGCTATGCCATGCCTTCCCCGGGGTTCTTTTCGCTTCAGCGCAACATGATAGGGTTCTGCCGGTGGGTACGCCACGGAGCGGACTTTTATAACGTCGCCGAGCGGTCTCTGCCGACGCTGGCGACGGTCCTGGCCATGTACCGCTCCGCGGAGAGCGGGAGGAGGGAATCCATTGAATACACGGGATGAAGAAGCTGACAAATACGCGGAACGGCGATAAGCTCTCGAGCTTGACGAAACCCGGTTACAGGGAGGAGCACCCTGAAAGGTCCCAACGGGATGAGGTCATATGTGGCCGACATAGTCCGGGGAAATCTGTTTTTCATCGGCGTATGCGAGATGTTCAGCTTCAACGATGTCAGGACTGCCGTGGCGGTAATCGAATTAAAGGAGGCGAATAATGAAGAATACCAAAGGCGAGCTCTCACTCTGGAACAAGATCGCGTTCGGCATGGGCGACATCTACGGCGGCGGGTCGATGATCATCGTGGGCATCTATTATCTTTATTTTCTGACCGACGTGGTGGGCTTGAGCCCGGCGCTCGCGGGCACGGTGCTCCTGGTCAGCAAGATCTGGGACGCGGTCAACGACCCGCTCATGGGGGTCATCACCGACCGCACCCGTACGCGCTTCGGGCGGAGGCGGCCGTTTCTCCTCGCGGGGATCGCCTTCATCTTCCTCTCGTATTTCATGCTCTGGTATCCGGTGAGCTACGAGAGCGAGGTCGCGCGATTCGCGTTCGTGCTCCTGGCCTATCTCTTCTTCGACGCGGTGATCACGCTGGTCATGGTGCCCTACAACGCGCTCGCCTCCGAGCTGACGCTCGACTATGCCGAGCGCACCTCGCTCATCTCCATCCGCATGGGATTTTCGATGTTCTCCTCGATCCTCTGCGCGGTCGTGCCGATGGAGATCATCAAGATGATCCCGGATGTGCGCGTGGGCCACATGGTCATGGGCGCGAGCTTCGGGCTCTTTTTCGCGCTTCCCTTCCTGGCGACCTTCTTCTATACAAAGGAGCGGCCGGAGTTCCAGGAGGCGGTGCCCGAGTTCAACCTGGTCAAATCCTACCGCGAGCCATTCAGGATAAAGTCGTTCCTGCACGTGATGAGCATGTATCTTTTCGCCTTCGTTGCCATGGACGTGGTGATGGCGATCGTCATCTATTTCATGACGCACTACATGAAGCGCGGCGGGGACACCAACTACGTGCTCGGCGCGCTCCTCATCACCCAGCTATGCGTCATCCCGGCGTACTACTGGTTAAGCCGCAAGACGAGCAAGAAGACCGGTTTCATAATCGCGGTCTGCCTCTGGATGGCGGTGATGGTGTACAGCTTCTTCATAACGCCCGATTCGGGCCGCACGTCGGTCTTCATCTTCGGCAGCGCGATGGGTCTTGCCACCGGCGGGGTGGTGGTGATGCTCTATGCCATATTCCCCGACCTGCCCGACGTCGACGAGCTCGTTACCGGGATGCGCCGGGAGGGTGTCTACGCGGGCCTTCTCACCTTCATGCGCAAGCTCAGCTCGGCCCTCGCGATCTTCCTGATATCGCAGGCCATATCGCTCGCGGGTTACGTACCGCCGGTGAGCGAGACGATAGACGGCGTCACGAAGCTCGTGCAGCAGCCGCAATCGGAAGGGTTTCTCCTGGTGCTCAGGGCGGTTTTCGCGGCCGTGCCGATGGCGCTGCTGGCCCTCTGCCTGCTCTTCGCCCTCGGGTTTCCGCTCACGCCCCAGGTCCATGCACGGCTCAAGGACTTCCTGGCCCGCCGTCGCGCCGGCGGCATGACGGACGAGCTTGCGGCCGAGGAAAAGCGGCTGAAGGATATACTGGTCTGAGCCGTATAAATGGATTTTTCGCATAACCGGAAAATCGAGCGGGAATGCTCCTCCCTCGTCGGGGGAATCCCCGCATCCTCAAGGTCCGCGCCGGACCGTGTTCTCAATGATCGGAAAGAGGCATAAGCATCATGAAAAATAAAACCGGTGAACCGATGTTTCAGCACGAGTTCTTCGAGGCAACGAGCGCGACCGACTATGTGTTCACCGGGTACGGAAGGCCGCCGAAGGGATATCCCGCCCACGAACGCGCCGACCGCTACTCACCGCGTCCCTTCGCGCCGGCCTACGACGCCCGCCGCAGGGCGCTGCTCAACCACGCCATTACCAATCCCGCCCGCACCACCATGAAGGGACATTTTCGCGAGCTGGCGCGCCTTGCGCTCGGACGCGGTCCCATACATGCGGGCCTTCTCGGCGCGGCGCTCACCTATATCGATGAGCGGCGCGACTGTTCCGATTTCGTGATGCTCGGCATCGTGCGCATGCTCTATCAGTTTCGGGAGAGCCGCCTGCTCGACCGGAAGCTCGTCGCGCGCGCGGAAAAGACCCTCCTATCGTTCAAGTACTGGCCTGACGAACCGGGGATCGACTCCATGTGCACCTGGACCGAGAACCACCAGATAATGTTCGCGGCGAACGAGTATCTCGCCGGCCAGATCCTTCCCGACCGTGTGTTCGCCGGGAGCGGCCTTGCCGGCATCGAACGGATGGAGCGCTCGCGCGTGCGGATTTTGCGCTGGATGGAGATGCGCTACCTCACCGGCTTCAGCGAATGGCTCTCGAACGTGTACTACGACGAGGACGTTACGGCGCTGGCGAACCTCGCGGACTTCTGCCGCGATGAAATCGTCGCCCGCCGCGCGGCCATCATCCTGGATCTCATGTTTTTCGATATGGCGCTCAACGGCCACAACGGCATCTTCGGCTCGACCCACGGCAGGAGCTATGCCAGGGAGAAGCGCTTTCCCTTTCTGGAGTCGACGACCGACACCTCCAAACTGTTGTTCGGCACGGGCGTCTTCGCCGGCGAGGACAACATGAGCGCCATAACGCTCGCGCTCGGCGGTTATCGGCTGCCCCGCGTCATTTATGAGATCGCGAATGACCGTGCGCCCGACGAAATCGAAAACCGCCAGCGCATGGGAATACGCCTCCGCGAGGCCGGGCGCTGGGGGCTCGATCTGAACGATCCGGCCTGCGTGATGGAAACGCTCGGCCTCGAGGCCTATGCGCATCCGCTGACGATTACCGCGGTCACCCGGCTCTTCGACGCGTACCGCTGGTGGGAGAACCGATTTTTCGCGATGTTCGCGTCGAAACGCCGTCTCCTCGCCGCGACGCGCGCGCTTGGGCTTCTGCCGCTGGTCGCACGGTTCTTCGAGAAGGACATCACCCGCAACACCCGAGAAGAGGTGAACATCTACACTTATAAAACGCGCGAGTACATGCTCAGCTGTGCTCAGGACTACCGTCCGGGCTACGGCGGCGACCAGCAGCATATATGGCAGGCGAGCCTTGGCGGTGAAGCGGTGTGTTTTACGACGCATCCGGGCAAATACGAGGACGGCTCCATTGGTTACTGGACCGGCTCGGGCAGGCTTCCGCGCGCGGCGCTGATCAAAAACGTGCTTTTGTGCGCGTACAACGTCCCCCGGCGCCCGGGGATTTACCATACCGACCGGTTGTTCTTTACGCACGCGTGGCTGCCGCGCGACCGCTTCGATGAGGTGCGCGAGCGTGCCGGCTGGGTGTTCGCACGGAAGGGCGGCGCGTACCTCGCGCTGCATTCTCAAAACGGGTATCGCTGGCAAAGCGAGGGGCCCGATGCCGGGCGCGAGCTCATAGCGGAGGGGGCGAGAAACATCTGGATATGCGAAATGGGCGACGCACGGTGCAACGGCGGTTTCGATACGTTCGTTGACGTGATGGCAAACAGCGCGATATCCTTCAAGGGGGCCCGGGTGCGGTTCGAATCGCCCTCGAGGGGAATTATCGAATTTGGCTGGAAAGGCCCCGTCAGGAACAGGGGCGTAACGGTGAACACCGGGGGCTATCGCCGCTACGATAATCCGTACTGCCGGGCGGAGTTTCCCCCGGATGAAATCGTGATCGGGCACGGCGCGCACCGGCTAAGGCTCGATTACCGTCGCGGCATCCGCGAGACGAGCGGGTATGTATAGATACTTGATACCGGGTGAATCAAGTGAAGGACCATCGGCTTACAGCGGCCTGCGGCGGAGAAGACCCGTGACTTGCAGTTTACCGGTAATGCATATCGTAATGGCAGAACTGTCGCGAATCCCCGGATCATCGCCCTTCCCCCCGCTTTCGGATGGATCGTTATCCGGTTACGCAATAACTTTACCATGGTATAACCGTTTGAGAGGTGCATCACATGCGAATCGACGAAATCATGAAAAAAAGCGGCGGCGGGACCTGCGTGACGCTGGGAGAGCTCATGCTCCGTCTATCGCCCCCGGGCAAGGAACGCTTTTTGCAGAGCCCGCACTTCGAGGCGCGGTTCGGGGGCGGGGAGGCCAATGTTGCGGCGAGCCTCGCCATATTCGGTCATTCCGCGCGTTTTGTCACGGCACTCCCCGACAACGAGATCGGCCGCGCGGCGGTGCGCGACCTCCGCGGCTTCGGGGTGGACACCGGCTGCATCTTCCTGGTAAAGGACGCCCGCATGGGCATCTATTTCGCCGAAAAGGGCGCGAACCAGCGCGCCTCGGCGGTCATTTACGACAGGGATGGCGCCGCGATCAACAATCTCAATCCCGGTGATGTGGACTGGGGCCGGGTTTTCGCCGGATGCGGCTGGTTTCACATCACCGGAATTACGCCCGCTCTTTCGCGAAACGCCGCAGACCTCGGCCTGCGCGCGGTTGCCGAGGCCAAAAAGCGCGGTGCGGTCATTTCCTGCGACCTCAATTATAGGGCGAAGTTATGGAAATACGGCAAAGCCGCGCGGGAAATAATGCCCGAAATCGCGCGCCATACCGACGTACTCATCGCCAACGAGGAGGACTGCCAGAAGTCGCTCGGGATAGGGGGCTTCGAGGTGAAGGGCGGCGGACTGGACGCCAGGAGATACGAGGAGCTTACCCGCGCCGTGGCGGCGGCGTACCCGGACCTTGCCCTCATCGCCGTCACCCTCCGGGAGAGCGTATCGGCCGACGCCAACGGCTGGAGCGCGTGCTGCTTCGACGGGAAGGACTTTACGCTTTCATCGAAATACATGATAAACGACATCGTCGACCGTGTCGGCGCCGGCGACAGCTTCGCGGCGGGTCTCATCTACGGTATTTCGTCCCTTCCGACCGTAAAGGAGGCCCTGGAGTTCGCCGTGGCCGCCTCGTGCCTCAAGCACTCGATCGAGGGCGATTTCAACCTCGCCACGGTGGCCGAAATAGCGCGGCTTGTGCGCGGAGAGTCGTCGGGGCGTATAAACAGGTAGAAATTAAATGTCAAGACCCGTACGCCTTTTTCCGAAAATTAAGACAGCATATTCCCGGGCGGTACCGAATCGAATGACGATGATAAAAAACCTGAAAATTGCGGTTTCAGCGCTGACGGTGGCCCTGTCGGCGTGCCTGGTCTTGAGCACCGGCGCCAAAGCGGCCTTCCTCCTCGACAAGGAGGCGCCGGCGCGCGTGGAGAAAACGGAACCGGTGGCGCCGGCCAGGGCCGGGAGCGAGTTCCCACCGCACATTGCGACCAACATAAAGGCTCAGCCCGTGGCCGGGGTGAGGGGCGCTATCAGGATAAGCTGGGACGCGGATCCCACGGCCCCGAACGATTTTATCGTCGGTCGTTCGATGGAGATACCCGACACCGCCGGGAAGGCGGTCGCGGCGCGCTCGATCAAGATCGTTCCCGCCGCGCCGGGTTCGAGCGTCATCGATACCAACCTTCCGCCGGGCCGTTACTACTACGTCGTGCTCGCGCGGGAGAAAGTAATGTCCCACGATGTCGAGGTTTATCCCGACGTCAATTATACGGTAAATCCCGTCGTAATGGAAAGAGATGAGCCGATATCGACGCGCCCGGTCCTTCCCGACCAGGTCGCGCTTATCCACGCGCAGGCGATAAACCAGACACATGTGGCGTTAAGCTGGAAAGGCGTATCCGGCCAGGGGATCACCTATACCGTCTATCGTGGCACGCAGCCGCTGTCCACGCCCGAGCGCCTGAAGAGCGCCGACAGTGTCGCGACCATCACCGACGGGCGTGAGTCGTATACGGACCGGGGTATCCAGGCTACCGGCAACTATTATTATGCCGTCACCACCAGGGACATTGCGGGAAACGAAGATTTCCAGCTCACACCGGACCAGAGCTATATGACAAAGGGAGTGTATGTGGCCTTTATCTCCGAAGCCACGGTGTCGGGGCTTAAGGCCATTCCCGGGGATGATGGATCGATCAGACTCACCTGGAAGGGTGTCGGATCCGGTTCGGTCGAATACCTGGTATACCGTTACAACAGGCCGATTACGGACGTTCAGCGGCTGGCGCTTGCAACGCAGCTCGGCGTTGTCCGGGCGGGTGTGGAAGAATATATCGACAATAATCCGGGTAGGGACGTACATTATTACGCCGTATTTGTTCGTTTTCAGGATTCTTCCATAGAGAACACCATTAAACAGGGGCAGAACTGCACCATCGATCCGGTCGCGGCGCGGCGGAAGGCGGTTGCGCAAAAGGAGCCGCCCGTAATAATCGCGCCCCCGGCGAAAAAGGAGATCGCACGTCCAATTCCCGTTGAGACCGGGACGGTCGACGCTATACTTCGCGAAACATTTTTCAAGGAGAAGTACTCCGCCTCGGCAAAAAAACTGGGAGATGTCGTACGCACTTCCGACAATGAGACCGAGGTCGCCAAGGCGCGCCTTTTCATCGGGCGTTCGCTCGTTGAGATGCGGCAGTACAGGAAGGCGATCGATTATTTTCTGATGCCCGACGTGAAAAAGCATTTTTCCAGAGAGGCGAAGTTCTGGAGTGAGTACGCAATTTCGAGGACGCGTTGAGCGCCGGGCTGCGATAACGCCCCTTTCGCCCCCGGTCCGCGCTTTCCGGGAGCGTGGCGCCATATACGAGGTGAGGAGATTCACTGATGAAACCGAAACTGATTGTCGGCATGCTGCTTGTGGTACTTGGGGTCGGCGTTTTCGTATACAACGAAAACTTCCTGAAACCCGAGCGCGAGGCGCGCGAGATGATGGTGGAAGCGAAGATGATTTACGAGCGGGGAGACAAGGACTCGATCAACCAGGCCATCAATATCTTCACCAAAGTGATAGCGAAGTATCCCTCGTCGCGGCTGATTCCCGATGCCTACTATTTGATAGGGCAGTGTTACGAACGCATTGGCCTCAACCGGCTTGCATTTCTCAAATACAGCTATCTTATCAAGAACAACCATCCGTACCTCTCGGCCGATCTTCGCAAGGAAGTGATGATACGGCTGGCCCGCCTCAACGTGCTCAAGCAGTACAACGAGGAGGGGATCAATCAGCTTTATGGCCTGCTCAACGCCAATTATAACAAAGAGCTGCGCAGCCGCATTTATTCGGAGCTCGGCCACACGTATCTGCGTCTCGGCGAGTACCAGCGTTCCGGGAGGATGTTCGATATAGCCCTTGCCGAAAACGGGAGCAACGAGGAGGCCCTGGTCGGCAAGGCCCGCGTTTTCAAGCGCCTGGGCATGGACGACGACGCCTACGACACCTACGAGAATTTCCTGCGCTATTACGGCGCGGTAAGCCAGTATGCTTCCGACGTCCGCTCGGCCTACAGGGACCAGGCGTACAGGAGCGGCCTCGACGCGTTCGGGAAGGGGAGCTACGATAGGGCCATTTCGTTTTTCAGCAGGGTGCTGAAAAACTTCCCGGAAGACCGCCTCGCCGAAAACGCGATGTACTGGATCGGCGAGAGCAGCTTCGCGTTGCGCAGGTTCGATACGGCCATATCGTGGTTCAATCGCACGCTCGGGAATTCCTTTTATCACAAAGACCAGGATGCGCAGATAAAGAAGGGGTACGCGTATTTCCTCGGCAAGCGTTTCGACCTGGCCGCTCGGGAGTTTCAGACCTACCTGAGAAATTATCCAACGGGCCAGCACGCCGCCACGGCCCGGGAATGGAAGAGCATGAGCACGAAAGAGCTTCTCTATCGGATCGAGGGTAAAAAAGTTCCGGACGAAGGAGATGAGGATGATTCTGTCCCGCCCGAGGACTCCACGGGGAAGAGCCCTTCAGCCAGGGGGGAGAGCGACGAGGAGGTCGCCGGGGATTATGGATACGGAGGCGACATGAACGTCGAAAAAATTGAACTTGAAAATGTCGCGGAACTGTAGATGATGGCAATCACCCCGCTGAAAGCGGGGTGATTGGCAAAAAGCCGCCATCACGCCGAGCAATCGGCCGGAGAGACTGAGCACACGCAGGCGGACACTCATTTTACTCAAAAACAGGAAAAAATGTTCACTAAATATTTTGAAGATGCGCAGAAACAACTCGTAAAAACCCCTTCCGGCGGCCGGGCTAAAACGCAGGTGAAGGCGAAGGGGAAGGCAACGCCCAAATCCGTCAAATCCGCCGATCCCGGCGCTGACGGCAAAATTGACATGCATGGATTGATGAAGACCATCGAGGGGATCGTTCCGCTTGAGCTTGATGTGGGCACACTCGGAATAATCGATCCCAGCGGATACTCTCCCGAAGGCGTCGATTTTATCACCTTCCGCCCATTGTGCAGGGACATGTCCGCGCTGATGGGCGGATACGTACCCTCCGAACTGGTATACGGCACCTTCCACGTCTGCGGCGATTTCGGCAGGGAGAGCCTCCAGGGGGGCCTCAACAAGGTGATACAGGCCAAAAAGGTCAACATCTTCACGGAGGACCGGCAGGACGTTCCGGCAATACCCGCATTCATTATCAGCGGCGGGGGCGGTATGAGACTGGAGGATGTAAAGGACACGATCGTCGATTACTACGTTTCAAAAAGTGTCGACTATATCCTCGAGTTCGACGTTCTGATGATCCTTAACAAGGGGCTTGTCGTTAAAAACTGGCGCGAAAAAAGGAGCTTCATCGCGCTCGAGACGGGTGCGGCCACACTCATGTGGTTCTACATCCTGATGCACGAATACCTCGACATGGAGCGTGGAAAGACCCTGGATCTCAGAAACTATGTAAAATATACGGAAAAGTACGCGGAATACTGACCGATTTTATAAAAACCGGGTGATTTTTCGAAGGATTTTTCCCCGGGCAGCCGGCCGGGTGGAATGTCCGCTCCGCCGGGGCCCATCGCACATCCCGTCAATTTTATTGACGATAATTATTCTTGACAAAAACTGAAATTATTAATAGGCTATTGGTCCTAATAGCGGTCAGGTTTTCTCTGCGTATAACAACACCCTCGGTAAGGAGCGGTAAAGAGTGAAAGAGCAAAAACAGAGACTGGGCGCCCTGCGGGGGCTGTTCTTCGCGGGCCTTCTTTCCTCAATTCTTGTAATGCCGGGCGCCTGCGAGGCCAGGGAACAGAAAGACATGATCCTTGTCCTCGATACATCGATGAGCATGATCGGCAGCGGCGGCCGGAACATAATG
The DNA window shown above is from Spirochaetota bacterium and carries:
- a CDS encoding sugar kinase; translated protein: MRIDEIMKKSGGGTCVTLGELMLRLSPPGKERFLQSPHFEARFGGGEANVAASLAIFGHSARFVTALPDNEIGRAAVRDLRGFGVDTGCIFLVKDARMGIYFAEKGANQRASAVIYDRDGAAINNLNPGDVDWGRVFAGCGWFHITGITPALSRNAADLGLRAVAEAKKRGAVISCDLNYRAKLWKYGKAAREIMPEIARHTDVLIANEEDCQKSLGIGGFEVKGGGLDARRYEELTRAVAAAYPDLALIAVTLRESVSADANGWSACCFDGKDFTLSSKYMINDIVDRVGAGDSFAAGLIYGISSLPTVKEALEFAVAASCLKHSIEGDFNLATVAEIARLVRGESSGRINR
- a CDS encoding tetratricopeptide repeat protein, whose protein sequence is MKPKLIVGMLLVVLGVGVFVYNENFLKPEREAREMMVEAKMIYERGDKDSINQAINIFTKVIAKYPSSRLIPDAYYLIGQCYERIGLNRLAFLKYSYLIKNNHPYLSADLRKEVMIRLARLNVLKQYNEEGINQLYGLLNANYNKELRSRIYSELGHTYLRLGEYQRSGRMFDIALAENGSNEEALVGKARVFKRLGMDDDAYDTYENFLRYYGAVSQYASDVRSAYRDQAYRSGLDAFGKGSYDRAISFFSRVLKNFPEDRLAENAMYWIGESSFALRRFDTAISWFNRTLGNSFYHKDQDAQIKKGYAYFLGKRFDLAAREFQTYLRNYPTGQHAATAREWKSMSTKELLYRIEGKKVPDEGDEDDSVPPEDSTGKSPSARGESDEEVAGDYGYGGDMNVEKIELENVAEL